In the genome of Amaranthus tricolor cultivar Red isolate AtriRed21 chromosome 15, ASM2621246v1, whole genome shotgun sequence, one region contains:
- the LOC130801251 gene encoding bZIP transcription factor 16-like isoform X2, whose protein sequence is MGSSKTDKPAKDQKTPVEIASHEQSSDTSTATATVNADWGGFQAYSPIPPPGFMASSPQAHPYMWGVQPIMPPYGTPPHPYVAMYPHGGIYAHPSIHPGSYPFSPYPMPPANGMAEASGTTHVNADGDGKHPEGKEKLPIKRSKGSLGSLNMITGKTNEEGKATGAVANGICSKRDCSAESASNGSSEGSDASSQNDSGGKQEAHEDGSQSGNPAHVTQNGVLNVPHSMVNHAMAMVPMTAPGAPAAVPGPATNLNIGMDYWGTPASSTIPAMRGKAPSAPGIVPTGSRDQSPLWLQDERELKRQRRKQSNRESARRSRLRKQAECDELAQRAEALKEENSNLRSELNRIRSDYEQLMAENTALKERIGEIPEGIVSSRAELSMAGETQESGKTDN, encoded by the exons aTGGGTAGTAGTAAAACGGATAAACCAGCTAAAGACCAGAAAACGCCAGTGGAAATTGCATCACAT GAGCAATCTTCGGATACAAGCACTGCAACTGCAACCGTGAATGCTGATTGGGGAGGATTTCAG GCATATTCACCTATTCCACCTCCTGGCTTCATGGCTTCTAGCCCCCAAGCTCACCCCTACATGTGGGGTGTTCAG CCCATAATGCCTCCATATGGTACTCCACCTCATCCATACGTGGCCATGTATCCTCATGGTGGAATATATGCTCACCCATCTATCCATCCG GGTTCATATCCCTTTAGTCCATATCCGATGCCTCCTGCAAACGGAATGGCTGAGGCTTCT GGAACTACTCACGTGAATGCTGATGGGGATGGTAAGCACCCTGAGGGGAAAGAGAAATTGCCTATAAAAAGGTCAAAAGGTAGCCTGGGCAGTTTGAATATGATTACTGGAAAAACCAATGAAGAAGGTAAAGCAACAGGAGCTGTTGCTAATGGCATCTGTTCTAAAAG AGATTGCAGTGCAGAGAGTGCTAGTAATGGTTCAAGTGAAGGAAGTGATGCAAGTTCTCAGAAT GACTCTGGAGGAAAACAAGAAGCGCATGAAG ATGGATCTCAGAGTGGAAATCCGGCTCATGTTACTCAAAATGGCGTATTAAATGTGCCTCATTCAATGGTGAATCATGCAATGGCTATGGTGCCAATGACAGCACCTGGTGCTCCAGCGGCTGTTCCTGGACCTGCCACTAATTTAAATATTGGAATGGACTACTGGGGTACTCCTGCTTCGTCAACGATCCCGGCTATGCGAGGAAAGGCTCCTTCTGCTCCAGGCATTGTTCCTACTGGATCACGGGATCAGTCTCCTCTTTGGTTGCAg GATGAAAGGGAACTTAAGAGACAGAGACGTAAACAGTCTAATAGGGAATCTGCTCGAAGATCCAGACTGCGTAAACAG GCTGAATGTGATGAGTTGGCCCAGCGTGCTGAAGCTTTGAAAGAAGAGAATTCCAATCTAAGATCAGAACTTAATCGGATCAGAAGTGATTATGAGCAGCTCATGGCGGAAAATACTGCACTTAAG GAGAGAATCGGTGAAATTCCTGAAGGCATAGTATCCAGCCGAGCAGAACTTAGCATGGCTGGTGAAACTCAGGAGAGCGGCAAAACTGATAATTAA
- the LOC130801251 gene encoding bZIP transcription factor 16-like isoform X4, producing MGSSKTDKPAKDQKTPVEIASHEQSSDTSTATATVNADWGGFQAYSPIPPPGFMASSPQAHPYMWGVQPIMPPYGTPPHPYVAMYPHGGIYAHPSIHPGSYPFSPYPMPPANGMAEASGTTHVNADGDGKHPEGKEKLPIKRSKGSLGSLNMITGKTNEEGKATGAVANGICSKSAESASNGSSEGSDASSQNDSGGKQEAHEDGSQSGNPAHVTQNGVLNVPHSMVNHAMAMVPMTAPGAPAAVPGPATNLNIGMDYWGTPASSTIPAMRGKAPSAPGIVPTGSRDQSPLWLQDERELKRQRRKQSNRESARRSRLRKQAECDELAQRAEALKEENSNLRSELNRIRSDYEQLMAENTALKERIGEIPEGIVSSRAELSMAGETQESGKTDN from the exons aTGGGTAGTAGTAAAACGGATAAACCAGCTAAAGACCAGAAAACGCCAGTGGAAATTGCATCACAT GAGCAATCTTCGGATACAAGCACTGCAACTGCAACCGTGAATGCTGATTGGGGAGGATTTCAG GCATATTCACCTATTCCACCTCCTGGCTTCATGGCTTCTAGCCCCCAAGCTCACCCCTACATGTGGGGTGTTCAG CCCATAATGCCTCCATATGGTACTCCACCTCATCCATACGTGGCCATGTATCCTCATGGTGGAATATATGCTCACCCATCTATCCATCCG GGTTCATATCCCTTTAGTCCATATCCGATGCCTCCTGCAAACGGAATGGCTGAGGCTTCT GGAACTACTCACGTGAATGCTGATGGGGATGGTAAGCACCCTGAGGGGAAAGAGAAATTGCCTATAAAAAGGTCAAAAGGTAGCCTGGGCAGTTTGAATATGATTACTGGAAAAACCAATGAAGAAGGTAAAGCAACAGGAGCTGTTGCTAATGGCATCTGTTCTAAAAG TGCAGAGAGTGCTAGTAATGGTTCAAGTGAAGGAAGTGATGCAAGTTCTCAGAAT GACTCTGGAGGAAAACAAGAAGCGCATGAAG ATGGATCTCAGAGTGGAAATCCGGCTCATGTTACTCAAAATGGCGTATTAAATGTGCCTCATTCAATGGTGAATCATGCAATGGCTATGGTGCCAATGACAGCACCTGGTGCTCCAGCGGCTGTTCCTGGACCTGCCACTAATTTAAATATTGGAATGGACTACTGGGGTACTCCTGCTTCGTCAACGATCCCGGCTATGCGAGGAAAGGCTCCTTCTGCTCCAGGCATTGTTCCTACTGGATCACGGGATCAGTCTCCTCTTTGGTTGCAg GATGAAAGGGAACTTAAGAGACAGAGACGTAAACAGTCTAATAGGGAATCTGCTCGAAGATCCAGACTGCGTAAACAG GCTGAATGTGATGAGTTGGCCCAGCGTGCTGAAGCTTTGAAAGAAGAGAATTCCAATCTAAGATCAGAACTTAATCGGATCAGAAGTGATTATGAGCAGCTCATGGCGGAAAATACTGCACTTAAG GAGAGAATCGGTGAAATTCCTGAAGGCATAGTATCCAGCCGAGCAGAACTTAGCATGGCTGGTGAAACTCAGGAGAGCGGCAAAACTGATAATTAA
- the LOC130801251 gene encoding bZIP transcription factor 16-like isoform X1 — protein sequence MGSSKTDKPAKDQKTPVEIASHEQSSDTSTATATVNADWGGFQAYSPIPPPGFMASSPQAHPYMWGVQPIMPPYGTPPHPYVAMYPHGGIYAHPSIHPGSYPFSPYPMPPANGMAEASGTTHVNADGDGKHPEGKEKLPIKRSKGSLGSLNMITGKTNEEGKATGAVANGICSKRDCSAESASNGSSEGSDASSQNDSGGKQEAHEADGSQSGNPAHVTQNGVLNVPHSMVNHAMAMVPMTAPGAPAAVPGPATNLNIGMDYWGTPASSTIPAMRGKAPSAPGIVPTGSRDQSPLWLQDERELKRQRRKQSNRESARRSRLRKQAECDELAQRAEALKEENSNLRSELNRIRSDYEQLMAENTALKERIGEIPEGIVSSRAELSMAGETQESGKTDN from the exons aTGGGTAGTAGTAAAACGGATAAACCAGCTAAAGACCAGAAAACGCCAGTGGAAATTGCATCACAT GAGCAATCTTCGGATACAAGCACTGCAACTGCAACCGTGAATGCTGATTGGGGAGGATTTCAG GCATATTCACCTATTCCACCTCCTGGCTTCATGGCTTCTAGCCCCCAAGCTCACCCCTACATGTGGGGTGTTCAG CCCATAATGCCTCCATATGGTACTCCACCTCATCCATACGTGGCCATGTATCCTCATGGTGGAATATATGCTCACCCATCTATCCATCCG GGTTCATATCCCTTTAGTCCATATCCGATGCCTCCTGCAAACGGAATGGCTGAGGCTTCT GGAACTACTCACGTGAATGCTGATGGGGATGGTAAGCACCCTGAGGGGAAAGAGAAATTGCCTATAAAAAGGTCAAAAGGTAGCCTGGGCAGTTTGAATATGATTACTGGAAAAACCAATGAAGAAGGTAAAGCAACAGGAGCTGTTGCTAATGGCATCTGTTCTAAAAG AGATTGCAGTGCAGAGAGTGCTAGTAATGGTTCAAGTGAAGGAAGTGATGCAAGTTCTCAGAAT GACTCTGGAGGAAAACAAGAAGCGCATGAAG CAGATGGATCTCAGAGTGGAAATCCGGCTCATGTTACTCAAAATGGCGTATTAAATGTGCCTCATTCAATGGTGAATCATGCAATGGCTATGGTGCCAATGACAGCACCTGGTGCTCCAGCGGCTGTTCCTGGACCTGCCACTAATTTAAATATTGGAATGGACTACTGGGGTACTCCTGCTTCGTCAACGATCCCGGCTATGCGAGGAAAGGCTCCTTCTGCTCCAGGCATTGTTCCTACTGGATCACGGGATCAGTCTCCTCTTTGGTTGCAg GATGAAAGGGAACTTAAGAGACAGAGACGTAAACAGTCTAATAGGGAATCTGCTCGAAGATCCAGACTGCGTAAACAG GCTGAATGTGATGAGTTGGCCCAGCGTGCTGAAGCTTTGAAAGAAGAGAATTCCAATCTAAGATCAGAACTTAATCGGATCAGAAGTGATTATGAGCAGCTCATGGCGGAAAATACTGCACTTAAG GAGAGAATCGGTGAAATTCCTGAAGGCATAGTATCCAGCCGAGCAGAACTTAGCATGGCTGGTGAAACTCAGGAGAGCGGCAAAACTGATAATTAA
- the LOC130801251 gene encoding bZIP transcription factor 16-like isoform X3 codes for MGSSKTDKPAKDQKTPVEIASHEQSSDTSTATATVNADWGGFQAYSPIPPPGFMASSPQAHPYMWGVQPIMPPYGTPPHPYVAMYPHGGIYAHPSIHPGSYPFSPYPMPPANGMAEASGTTHVNADGDGKHPEGKEKLPIKRSKGSLGSLNMITGKTNEEGKATGAVANGICSKSAESASNGSSEGSDASSQNDSGGKQEAHEADGSQSGNPAHVTQNGVLNVPHSMVNHAMAMVPMTAPGAPAAVPGPATNLNIGMDYWGTPASSTIPAMRGKAPSAPGIVPTGSRDQSPLWLQDERELKRQRRKQSNRESARRSRLRKQAECDELAQRAEALKEENSNLRSELNRIRSDYEQLMAENTALKERIGEIPEGIVSSRAELSMAGETQESGKTDN; via the exons aTGGGTAGTAGTAAAACGGATAAACCAGCTAAAGACCAGAAAACGCCAGTGGAAATTGCATCACAT GAGCAATCTTCGGATACAAGCACTGCAACTGCAACCGTGAATGCTGATTGGGGAGGATTTCAG GCATATTCACCTATTCCACCTCCTGGCTTCATGGCTTCTAGCCCCCAAGCTCACCCCTACATGTGGGGTGTTCAG CCCATAATGCCTCCATATGGTACTCCACCTCATCCATACGTGGCCATGTATCCTCATGGTGGAATATATGCTCACCCATCTATCCATCCG GGTTCATATCCCTTTAGTCCATATCCGATGCCTCCTGCAAACGGAATGGCTGAGGCTTCT GGAACTACTCACGTGAATGCTGATGGGGATGGTAAGCACCCTGAGGGGAAAGAGAAATTGCCTATAAAAAGGTCAAAAGGTAGCCTGGGCAGTTTGAATATGATTACTGGAAAAACCAATGAAGAAGGTAAAGCAACAGGAGCTGTTGCTAATGGCATCTGTTCTAAAAG TGCAGAGAGTGCTAGTAATGGTTCAAGTGAAGGAAGTGATGCAAGTTCTCAGAAT GACTCTGGAGGAAAACAAGAAGCGCATGAAG CAGATGGATCTCAGAGTGGAAATCCGGCTCATGTTACTCAAAATGGCGTATTAAATGTGCCTCATTCAATGGTGAATCATGCAATGGCTATGGTGCCAATGACAGCACCTGGTGCTCCAGCGGCTGTTCCTGGACCTGCCACTAATTTAAATATTGGAATGGACTACTGGGGTACTCCTGCTTCGTCAACGATCCCGGCTATGCGAGGAAAGGCTCCTTCTGCTCCAGGCATTGTTCCTACTGGATCACGGGATCAGTCTCCTCTTTGGTTGCAg GATGAAAGGGAACTTAAGAGACAGAGACGTAAACAGTCTAATAGGGAATCTGCTCGAAGATCCAGACTGCGTAAACAG GCTGAATGTGATGAGTTGGCCCAGCGTGCTGAAGCTTTGAAAGAAGAGAATTCCAATCTAAGATCAGAACTTAATCGGATCAGAAGTGATTATGAGCAGCTCATGGCGGAAAATACTGCACTTAAG GAGAGAATCGGTGAAATTCCTGAAGGCATAGTATCCAGCCGAGCAGAACTTAGCATGGCTGGTGAAACTCAGGAGAGCGGCAAAACTGATAATTAA